GAGAAACCCAGGATTTAAACTTCAATTTGTGCTTGTAGTTCACCTACATGCAGTGTGTATCAGAAACGTCATCATAGACCTTATCACCATCCTCTAAAGAAAGGtcattccttttttatttacaacagCCATATTTCCCTTTCCACGTCACTCCACATACACAACTGAAGCAGTCTGCACTTACACAAGCTGTTTGAGTACTGATCAGGGATAAGTTTCCAAACCTCTGGATGCCCCTTTGTGGCAGAAGCTGTATTAAAATTACAAACCTGACTCCTGAACAGAGTCCAGGGGAGACATTGGGCTTCTCTGagtcacaggaagtgatgtatggCATGGCATGTGAAGCACGTGTGTTATTCTGATGCGTGGACGGGGTTATAAAGAGGTCTCTTGTGGGTTACATGACGGCACACTGGGTGGCTCCGCAGCAGTCTTTAATGATGGCCACTCCTGACTTGGTGATGGATGGTTTGTTGGGCGGCAGCTCCAGGATTTGTCTCTTAGGCTTTGGAGGATCTTTCCATTAAGAAAAAGGAAAGGGAAATgattaagaaaagagaaatagaTGTGCATATACAAATAGTTTTATTTAACTTCTTGCTCACTTCGTGCGACTTTGAGCTTCTCCTCCAGAGGAATCAGCTTCAGTCTGAGGAACTCTGCCATATCCTTgtcctcctctcgctccctgAGGGCCCAAACAGATGCATCTTAAATTGAGACTCAAATTCAACACAATAAATCACATGTTGCTTTTAGATGATTGTATTCATAGATAAGTAACTATTGATTATTATCTTAAGAGTGACTATCTATAATAGTGCTCACTCACATCCACTTACATCAACCGCTGGTAGGACACATCATGTCCTATGTTCCAAAATGAGGTTGATGTATTAAATTCAATCCATGAAACTAAGTGTATGTTCAATCAGGAAGATTTTCTCTCTCGCATTCACAATTCTGGCACTGGAGACTGAATCTACTGTAGGTGTTGTGTCTTGGTCCTGCGACACGCTGGTGACCTTCCCACCTTACCACACCTCCCCCCTGATGGCAGCTGGGATAGGCTCCCCtacgaccctcaaaggatacaCGGTATATATAATAGTGTTGTAAAATGCAACCCAGTGCCAAACCAAACAAAGATGTTAGCTGCTTGATTCAATTTTATATAGTTTAATGTGTCTGTAAATTAGTTAATGTTGTTATGAACAAAAATGCATTAGTTGCAAGGTAAATTACTTTGCATACCCCTTAgtgtatttcattcattattggGGATTCATCTTTTAGAAAAATGGAAGCTCTTTAGTGTAATACTCACACATGAGAAGCACAAATTGGGCTTGAATGTGGCCCTGATGTATCACAATtagttttttgttattgttgctcAGTGTGTCGTATAGAAATATTTTCATGAAGCTGTTAAAAATAACACACTGCAGTGGCAGTGCATTTTCTAAATGAATTGTTTCAGCTCCACAGACACTGATTCAAAaccagttttttgttttttacatattttgtcTGAATGTTATCTCCGTCAGTCTGCGGGTTATCtgtggcagcagaggaggaggaggaagaaaaatgaGACTGAACAACCATGGTCATCAGTCAacctcccacaaacacacacacagcaggcagTGTCATAATGATGAAGTGAGCCCTTCACTCATCTTCTCATTTGTTCCATAAATTCACCCTAGTGGGTCTCCTTCCTGTTGTCTCTCTACCACCCTGTGATTCTAATGAAGAAACAATGAATGCTCTTTAATCTGACACTGATTTTAAAATAACGACAGCTCCCGGCGACATCACGTGTTGGAGCACTCCACCTTAATCTCTCCACCTCAGCGTCATCCACAAGGAAATCCCTCTTCTGCACCAGTTTATGGATCTTCAGGATCAGCTCCTCTTCCCGCTGCCGGtgcttctttgttttttctttctctggggaaaaggaggaaaggaaatggATGAAAGGCAAAGTcatagacaaataaataaatgtatggaGGGGGAGGACAAGCACGCAGAACTGAACCCTTAATATTTTTGCTTTCTCGTATAGACTATAAATTCATGTTTAGTACATGTAGTTATTTGCAAAAGACCTTAAAAAAATACTGACTATAGCAGGGACGGATCCAGGGAACTCTGATGGCCCCTTGAAGTGCCCCTCTCCTTTTGTTGTTAAATAAACTACTTACTCACAACAAATAAGACAATTTGTTaaggatttagtttttcttatctttttttGAAGTACACAGTGATATTGAAAACGGAACTATTGTCGAAATATGTTCACTGATATGTGGCTTTGTTTGAAGCTATAGtgttaacagtaaacaagggACGACTTAAATGAACATCTTACTGAATCAAGGATTGTGAATGGACTTGGACATATATTTGGCCCCTCCcctgtaaattgtggcccctttatgacCCGGGATTAAGAAAATCCTAGATCCGTCACTGCCGTTTAGCAAAGTCATCTGGCTCTTAAACCTCCGAGTCACACCACAAACAGACCCTTCATTCTGTGCTCatgtataatgtatttttttaaaaggcactGATTTAATAATGCAAATGCTCAAGAGCTCTGTCTTGTTTCAACTGGAGAAGAAATTTGCATTCACAGTCACGTTGGTTTGTCCCACTTCTCTAACCTTCACACTCCAATACACAGTCAAAGACACATCAACAGACCAAACAACGTGCATatttagacaaacacacacacacagaggcagggtGTCTGGCACTGCTGCCATTCAGGCtatgtgctctgtgtgtgtcctgcaccatatgggttaaaagcagaggttaaatttccctccttgcatgagtgtgcttgtgcatgtctgtgcatgtgtttgggacaaataaatgtatcttaatcttaatcttaatgtgGAAAAGGGGGATTTGAGAAACCACAGCAAACATCAGCTCTTTGTCCCATCTGGAAATAAAGTGGAGCCGAGCAGATCCAGTGTGTATCTCCTCAGGCCAATCTGGGGGGAGCAAGGCTGCGATGCACAATGTCAGAGGAGCGGTAGAGCCAGCATGCATTGGGTTAGTGACCCTCATTGTACTGCTGTAAAGTAATGGGATGCCAGAACACCCAGCCACTGCACACATGAGGCCCCAGTGGCTCACGGGAATGTCAACGAGGGGCAGTTTTTGTGCGACAGCGTGCAGTTAGTGAGACCAATAATCCCTAACGGATAGTGGGCACACAAAGAGGGACCCTCAACAGTGGAGAACAAAGTTAAAGCTGAAGCCACCGCTAAGGAGAGGGAGGTCACTCCCTTTACAAACGTATCTGTCGACCGTATCCAGGagactttggcttcactgttgCAGTGAACAGCTTGACTTGTtgaggatttgtgtgtttgaactcGTACCTGGCACTGCGACAATCAGCCTCAGCTCCTGCTTTAAACTCATGATGTCTTTGCAGAGCTGAACGTCATCCATCCTtcaaaaaaaagacacagaaaacagaCGGTCACTTGCTTCCATCAGATTAATGAACAGCAGAGGCTTTGAGATAACAAAGTCCAGCCACTCTGGACTTTGTTATCTGACTGAAATGATGTTAGACAGAGTTATGTATCATAACCAACCCTGACAGAAAATCTGATGTAAAATGCAATAATTTAACTGGCTTTTTACTTCTATTATCATGAATTGTTTTATCGTCAGTGGACTTTGGGACAATATCAGTTGGTCCAGACTGCTGATATTTTGTACAGAATCGATCGCTGCTAGTTGATGTTCCCCCTCACATGAGGGATCTCTGGGTTTCACATTGGTGGTTTTGTGTCAAATGCGTGGGATGGAATATGGTACAGACATCCCactaattttaacattttttaatgacCTGTTTTAATGTATTATATTTCCCTTTGTCTTTGTAGAGAACATTGAATTGCCTCTTATTTTATAAAACTTGCCTTGCCTGAATAATTGAGTAATCGACACTTCATCTCAGCACTAAACACTGTGCTGATCCTAATCTAATTCGCTGTTATACTTGTCAGTAAGACATCACAGCCTCGGCCCCCCACGTGTCATATATCACGAGTGTGTGCAGATGAAAAAACACGCGACAGAAATCAATCCTGCAGCCGTGACGCCTCACCCTCGGGGGGGCCTCCACATTTCCCCTTCCACTTCCCTaaaccccctccctctctctgcacaGCAGTGACAGCTACCAAAGATTTAATTCTTCCTGTGATAGATCATGCCGATGACTCATCCACAgcctccttccacctcctcctcctcctcctcctccctgtgtatTTATCCCTGCTCCGTTTTTTCACCTCCCTCCTGCTTTCTCCCTTTAGCTTCTTGGTCTGCCTTGTGTTTTACTCTCTCAGTGCTATCTGTGGATTCCAGCAGCTTCTGCACTCTGACACTCCATCTgctactttgtgtgtgtgtgtgtttgtgtgtgtgtgtgtgtgtgtgtgtgtgtgtgtgtgtgtgtgtgtgtgtgtgtgtgtgtgtgtgtgtgtgtgtgtgtgtgtgtgtgtgtgtgtgtgtgtgtgtgtgtgtgtgcatctctaCTGTCTTGAGTCACACAGAGCCTGACAACAGAGACGTAAGCAATAAGCAGCGTGGCGGCCTAATGAAGCTGCTCAAGTGGGGGTGTGTGAACTCACATTATTAACCCAAGTGAAGTCTCTGAGATGTGTATCAGCTTCATCCCACACAAAAACCGTCACACTGCAGATGATTGAGGTTTAATGACCCAGAAAATactctgttctgtttttatatGTAACAGTGGTGATACGATTTGATGTACAGTCTTTTCAAcagtgaacaaaacaaacagcctgAGACCAAGGCTCGTTATTTCCAGgctcaatttgttttttataaaagttTTACAATGTAATAATGGAGATTTTTCCATAATAATACGATGCATTTTTCCAATTGATTGATTGTCAAAAGCAAAGTGTATATAATGACAACTAAATCCTTGCCTCACATTGTAAAATCTATATTTCTAGTATTTCAAGTAGAATAGTTTGAACTTTTgctacaaattaaaaaactgaaaaaaggttTAAGTTTGTTCTTCATTTTGCTAATTTGCAACACAACCTGCAATATTTAATAACACCGAATGTATTTTTTGCACATGTGATGGTTGATGAATTAATACTCTCTCATATCTTCCATTCCTACATGTACTGGGAGTCTGTTGATTATTTGATTAATCAATTAGTCTATGGACGGATCAGTTAATCATTCATGTCGTCTTTCAACAATGCTGAATAATTAATGGTTACAGCTGCTCAAATATCAGCATTAGCTGCATTTCCTCGTcgtaaattatattaaaatattaataacaataaatgaTAGCTATAGTAGAATGAGACAACTGATTAAATTACTTTAGTAAATTGTGATGATCTTCACCGTACTTGATCATGAAAATAATTGAGTTGCAGCCTTGTGTGTATTGAACAATACATTAAAACACCAGATCTGTTTAGTTTTAAAATCAACATTTGTGTGATCACTTCATTAACATCCATCTAACCACACTGGCCAGAGAGAGCAGACTCAACATCCTGAGATGACGACAGCGAGGATTCAGACAGAGATAATACAGAATACGATCCGTGATCCTTGAAGCTGTTGTTGACGAGGAGCCAGTGAGTTCATGTTGGTGACTCACAGCTCCTGTCAGGCTCTCTGAATAATCAATGGACAAATGGACTGCCTCGCTCAGGACCGAGACTGTCTTAAAACTGCCCACTTATGTCACATAGAAACAGCAATCGAGTGCCTTTGCAGTGCATCACGATGGCGTCGACTTAGgccttcatctcttcatcatccACTcgaggacagcagcagcaggggctTGACAGAGAATTGCTGAGAATCTCTGTCACATTCTGGGACGTGTGGTGTTATGAAAACTCAGAAAACGGACACTTTAGGGACTCACATGAAGCGCAGCTCGGACTCCCGGCGCACCAGGACCTCCCGCAGGCGCTGGATACGAGTCATCTCCACCTCGATCTCATCTGGAGACATGGTGCTCTCTGCCATGGACACGTCTGAGTGacctgagaggaagagggacgACACACACAGTAACTATTATAAGGAGGAATCAAAAAGTTAAGGGGGAGGCAGAAGAAACTAACAGGAGACTGTTTTACTATCCACAAGGTCACCTCTGCTGGGATCCCGTCTGTTGTGCAAATCTCACCTTGAACAGTGCTTGGAAGTTTGAAATGACTGAAAGTACTCACTGCACTCAGCATAAATCACAGACTCCAGCGGCACAACACGTACAAGCTGAGGTTTATAATCATAGGTTCATTCTCCTTTAATTTAATGCGACTGTTTCATCCTTAAATTCAtcaattctgttttttttatctttgtaaaCCTTCCAATAGCGATGGTTTATTGGCAAACGCAGTTCTCACCTCGT
The sequence above is a segment of the Limanda limanda chromosome 2, fLimLim1.1, whole genome shotgun sequence genome. Coding sequences within it:
- the LOC133016932 gene encoding bMERB domain-containing protein 1-like isoform X1; the encoded protein is MLKALVRHVRRYPWASNVTVYGCLFAGGDLVHQLLSRRDNMDWTHTRNVAVVGFGFHGNFSFFWMRFLERRFPGNSARMVVRKLLLDQSIAGPLATSVFYTDQIIYVSMAESTMSPDEIEVEMTRIQRLREVLVRRESELRFMMDDVQLCKDIMSLKQELRLIVAVPEKEKTKKHRQREEELILKIHKLVQKRDFLVDDAEVERLREREEDKDMAEFLRLKLIPLEEKLKVARSEQERQILELPPNKPSITKSGVAIIKDCCGATQCAVM